The Gemmatimonadota bacterium sequence GGCTCAAACGACCAGCATTATTGCCCCATAATCTGGGCTGATAATGATGACCTTTTACATATTTTGTCAGGTTGTCACAAAACGCCAGGAACACATTTAATATCCAAAAAGGTAGCGGATATTGGAAACAGTGTAGAAGACTGGTCTCCAGCCCCTGAAATAAGAAACTCGCTTTCTTACCCTACGGTTTATCACATATACAATAATAGACAAGTGGTTTATTTCCGAACAGGAGAGCACAGAAGTTCGTGGTCATATTTAATTTCAGACAATGAAGGTAAAACCTGGTCAGGACCTGAAAACGATGTCACAGATTTAAACATGGGGGAAGAAACAGCAACAGTAGATGATCCGATGGACTTGAATGAGTGGTCTTCTTATCACACTTGCTTTCCGAGTAAAGATGGAAAGTTTTTGCACGCCGTATTTTGTTCTTATGATGACAATAAGAAGGATATCCCAGAAAAGTTTTACAATCCTCGTTATGGAACCAAAAAGAATCTCGGGATCAAATACAACCTCTATTATGTAAAAATCAACCTTCAAACGCATGAGGTCGCGAATTTTGATGGCGAGACAGTCAGACCGCCCATTGATATTGGCACTGCAAATGACAAATGCAAAATTTGGGATACCGGTTGGAGAGGCGCAGGCGTTCCACCTGATATTGTCATAGATGAAAATGACAATCCGGCCTTTTTGCATGTGCTATCAGAAGACGTGCCCGACAGGTGCAATTACTATTATGTGAGGTATATTAATCATGAATGGATACAGACGGTTATCACCCCTGCCACTGATGATTGGAACAGTTGCTATCTCAGGCAGGATGAAAGTGGCACGCTGCATGCTTATCTGATAGTAGGTGATCACAAATTTATAAAAGGAAAACGTGGCAACATGGACTCCAAAGGTGGAGGAGATATTGAAGAGTGGATCTCCACAGATAGTGGATTCACCTGGCAAAGAGCGAGAGATTTGACGCCACGTGCCCCGGAGTATGCCGGTTGGAAATTTAACAATATTCAACCGATTAAAGATCCAAAAGGAAATGTAAGAGATGGCATGCTCCTCTTTTACGGGTGGAAAGACAGTGAACTGTGTAAAGCGAAAGGGTTTCTGATTATAGACCAGAAATGGTGAGGGGTTACAACGCGATTGGCAGTTCGCATTTTTATCGTCTGATGCGTATTGATATCCAATCATCACAAAATCTTTTTTCTCGAGAACCAGATAGATGACAAAACAAGACAGACCCAATTTCCTCTGGATCAGTAACCACGATTCCAGTGCCTGGAACTACGGTTGCTACGGAGATCAATACGCACATACCCCAAATATTGACCGCCTATCGGCAGAAGGTGTGCGCTACACCAACGCGTTCACCGCTGGCCCAATCTGCTCACCGTCGCGCACGGGCATCTATACCGGCATGCATCCGACCACGCTGGGCACACATCATCACCGCAGCGCGATCATCCGCCCCGCAGGAGTTGAGTTGTTAAACACAATGCTGACGGACGCCGGTTACGCCTGCACGCAGCCGGATAATGACATCAATCTATACGTCTCCAAAGAGGAGCGTGAACAGTATTACAACGCTGAAGATTTCTGGGAGAATCGTCCTGAAGATAAGCCGTTCTTCATGTATTACAGACTGGGCAGTTCCCACGCAAGTGTATTCAAACTGACGCCCGAGGATGCGCGGAAAGCGCGTTCCTCGCTCTTGAGCGACGACGAGTTGCACGATCCGAATGATGTGCCGGTTCCGAGCTTTGTTCCCGACACCCCCCTGTTCAGGGAACGGATGGCGCTCTTCTACGACGCCCTTGCCAATGTCGATAAGCAGGTCGGGGAGATCCTGGACGAGCTTGAAGCACAGGGGCACAGTGAAGACACTATTGTGGTCTATTGGGGAGACCATGGCACGGGTTATCCCCGGGGCAAGATCCACGCATACGACGACGGACTGAATATCCCACTGATCATGCGATTCCCGGAGAAGTATCAGCACCTATCCCCGGCAGAACCCGGTAGTGCGGTTGATGAACCCGTCCTGCACCTGGACCTCTGCGCGACGACCCTGCAACTGGCAGGTGTCCCTATCGCCGAACACATCCAGAGTCGCAACCTGTGCGGCCCCAACAGAGATGAATCGAGGGACTTTGTCTGCAGTGCCAGGGATCGGCTGGACAACAATCCGGAAGTAATCCGCACAATCCGCACAAAAAAATACCGTTACTTCCGCAACTTCCTCCCCCACCAGCCATACGCTTCGTTCTATCCAGACGGCGGATTCTTTGCGAAGGTCCCGGAGGAAGGAACGCCGGAACGCGCCTTCTGGGAGACCTCTTGCCTACCGGGCAAACAGAAGGTCC is a genomic window containing:
- a CDS encoding sulfatase-like hydrolase/transferase; this translates as MTKQDRPNFLWISNHDSSAWNYGCYGDQYAHTPNIDRLSAEGVRYTNAFTAGPICSPSRTGIYTGMHPTTLGTHHHRSAIIRPAGVELLNTMLTDAGYACTQPDNDINLYVSKEEREQYYNAEDFWENRPEDKPFFMYYRLGSSHASVFKLTPEDARKARSSLLSDDELHDPNDVPVPSFVPDTPLFRERMALFYDALANVDKQVGEILDELEAQGHSEDTIVVYWGDHGTGYPRGKIHAYDDGLNIPLIMRFPEKYQHLSPAEPGSAVDEPVLHLDLCATTLQLAGVPIAEHIQSRNLCGPNRDESRDFVCSARDRLDNNPEVIRTIRTKKYRYFRNFLPHQPYASFYPDGGFFAKVPEEGTPERAFWETSCLPGKQKVHDPDGVFLMLGPPVMIKQDGLPEHYRQFQIWQDHKPAEELYDIENDPEEINNLADDPAYSNVKDGLRQKLFDWMIETRDLGLIDEPEIAARAEQYNGICHAVGAHCDNYERILETADLARMGDEAKEELAKRLGDPDCAVRFWAVTGLCSLGVEREMIKQLSPLLDDPSISVSLAAGDYLVRAGEGALALPAFERALSSDILWARLRAGAYLSYRSREELQPMKPLIPALARAINKQEMFGPEHNAQLEKNNYTSGLGGQRDGIVRVWVLERVMKRIELSANF